Below is a window of Chryseobacterium arthrosphaerae DNA.
TCAGACTTTGAATTAAATTAAATTCAACATACATTTATGCCTTATTATTAAACATGAAAACGATAGAAATAAGCGAACTGAGATCAGAAAGGTTGATCCTTATTCCGTATACAGTAACCTTATGTGAAAATTTTTTGAACAATAACTTTAATGATCTTAATCTCCTGGGGCTGAAAAAAGGTAAGGGCTGGCCCGATGCAGATGTGCTTGAAACATTACCAAGGATCATCAGTAATTTATCCAGGGTAGAAGGGCCAACGGGATTTGAATCCTGGATGATCATAAAAAAAGAGACCGGAGAGGTTATCGGTGATATTGGCTTTAAAGGTTTTGAAGAAGAAAGCAAAAGCTGTGATATAG
It encodes the following:
- a CDS encoding GNAT family N-acetyltransferase; its protein translation is MKTIEISELRSERLILIPYTVTLCENFLNNNFNDLNLLGLKKGKGWPDADVLETLPRIISNLSRVEGPTGFESWMIIKKETGEVIGDIGFKGFEEESKSCDIGYGITGSERRNGYAEEAAGILIRWAFSNETLSHITARCLPENTGSVNLLIKLNFEEDRRDAQMIHWVLHRPLVK